The sequence CCGGGTGGGAGGTGGCCGCGTCGAACTCGGTGGAGTTGGCGTCGGGGATCTCGGCGAGGTTGCGCGCCGCCTCGATCACGATGCACTGGAGACCCAGGCAGAGGCCGAGCAGCGGGATCTTGTTCTCGCGGGCGTACTGGATGGCGCCGACCTTGCCGATCACGCCGCGCTCGCCGAAGCCGCCGGGGATGCAGATCGCGTCGACACCGGCGAGGGCCTTCTGCGCGCCCGCCGGGGTCTTGCAGTCGTCGGACGCGACCCACTCGACCTTGACCCGCGCCTTGTTGGCGAAGCCGCCGGCCCGGATGGCCTCGGTGACCGAGAGGTAGGCGTCGGGCAGGTCGATGTACTTGCCGACCAGGGCGACGGTGACCTCGTGGTCGGGGTTGTGGACGCGGTCCAGCAGGTCGTCCCAGGTGGTCCAGTCGACGTCGCGGAACGGCAGGTCGAGCTTGCGCACGACGTAGGCGTCCAGGCCCTCGGTGTGCAGCACCTTGGGGATGTCGTAGATCGACTTGGCGTCCACGCAGGCCACCACGGCGGCCTCGTCCACGTCGCACATCAGCGAGATCTTGCGCTTGATGGCGGTCGGCACGTCGCGGTCGGCGCGCAGCACGATGGCATCCGGCTGGATTCCGATGTTGCGCAGGGCGGCCACGGAGTGCTGGGTGGGCTTCGTCTTCAGCTCACCGGAGGGGCCGATGTAGGGCAGCAGCGAGATGTGCACGACGAAGACGTTGTCCCGCCCGACCTCGTGGCGGACCTGGCGGACGGTCTCCAGGAACGGCAGCGACTCGATGTCGCCGACCGTGCCGCCGACCTCGGTGATGACCACGTCGACGTCGTCGGTGGCCATCCGGCGGATGCGGTGCTTGATCTCGTTGGTGATGTGCGGGATGACCTGCACGGTGTCGCCGAGGTACTCGCCGCGCCGCTCCTTGGCGATGACCTGCGAGTACACCTGCCCGGTGGTGACGTTGGCCGAACCGTCGAGGTCCACGTCGAGGAAGCGCTCGTAGTGGCCGATGTCGAGGTCGGTCTCCGCGCCGTCGTTGGTCACGAAGACCTCGCCGTGCTGGAACGGGTTCATCGTGCCGGGGTCGACGTTCAGGTACGGGTCGAGCTTCTGCATGGTGACCCGGAGGCCGCGCGCCTTGAGCAGGGCACCGAGGCTGGAGGCAGTCAGACCCTTGCCGAGGGAAGAGGCGACACCCCCGGTGACGAAGATGTGCTTGGTCGTCGTGGATGTGGGCTGCATAGCCAAAGGGGGCTCCCGTGGTCGCGATCGTGAGGTGCGTGCCGGCGTTGCCGTCCGGAGATTCCGGAGATGCCGTCGCTGCGGTTCGGGGGCCTCGTCTGCTCTCGCCGACGACCACCGGTCCACGGGCTACCAGGGTAACAGCGACAGGGGGAGACCGCTTCCGGCCACCGGCACGCGCGCACCTCCCCGATCCCACGTGTCACTCGTCCCCCACTCGATCGGCTCAGCCCAGTTGGCGAGAAGGGGCGCGCGGACCCCCCAGGTGCGTCGTATCCTGCTCGGACACTCGCTCGGGCGAGGTACGAGCTCGCAGGTTCCCCCACAACAACCCCTTGCAACGACCTCTTGACCCGCAGTAAGCGCCCCACGGGGCGACATGGCCGTTCGACTGGAGATGCACGTGGCCGGGCGCATCGAGGATTACGCACTCATCGGAGACATGCAGACCGCTGCCCTGGTCTGCCGGGACGGCACAGCCGACTGGTTGTGCCTGCCCCGCTTCGATTCACACGCCATTTTCGCGGGGCTGCTGGGCACCGAGGAACACGGCTTCTGGCGCCTGGGGCCGGCCCGCCCCGAGGGCTCGGAGCCGCCCCCGGCCGACCGGCGCCGCTACCTAGGGGACTCACTGATCCTCGAATCGGAATGGGATACGCCGCGCGGCACGGTCAGAGTGACCGACTTCATGCCGCCGCGTGACGGCGCACCCCAGCTGATCCGGATCGTGGAGGGCGTCAGCGGCCGGGTGCCGATGCGCTCGGAGCTGCGCATGCGGTTCAGCTACGGGCGGGTCACTCCCTGGGTACACAAGGTGGACACCCGTACGGTCGCCGTCGCCGGGCCGGACTCGGTCTGGCTGGACACCTCGGCCGACACCTACGGCGAGAACCTGACCACGTACTCCGACTTCACCGTCGCCCCCGGTGACCGGATCGCGTTCACCATCAGCTGGCAGCCCTCGCACCACGAGCCGCCCGCGCTCGCGGACCCGGAGGGCTCGCTGGAGGCGACCGCGGACTTCTGGCGCGAGTGGGTCGAGCAGTGTACGTACCACGGGCCCTACCGCGAGGCCGTGGTCCGCTCGCTGATCACGCTGAAGGCCCTGACGTACGCGCCGACCGGCGGCATCGTCGCCGCTCCGACGACCTCGCTCCCCGAGGACATCGGCGGCTCCCGCAACTGGGACTACCGCTACACCTGGCTGCGCGACGCCGCGATCACCCTGTCGTCGCTGCTGCGCACCGGCTATCGCGAGGAGGCCCGCGCCTGGCGCGAGTGGCTGCTGCGCGCGGTCGCCGGCGACCCGGAGAACCTGCAGATCATGTACGGGATCGCGGGCGAACGCGAGCTGGGCGAGGCGGAGCTGGAGTGGCTGCCGGGCTACGAGGGCTCCGCACCGGTCCGGGTCGGCAACGGGGCCGCGGGCCAGCTCCAGTTGGACGTGTACGGCGAGGTCACCGAGGCGCTGCACCTCGCGCACATGACGGGTCTGGCCCGCAACGACTACGCCACCGGGCTCCAGCTCAAGCTGATCGAGTACCTGGAGAAGCACTGGAGCGAGCCGGACGAGGGCATCTGGGAGGTGCGCGGGCCGCGCCGGCACTTCGTGCACTCCAAGGTGATGGCCTGGGTCGCCGTCGACCGGACCATCAAGCTCATCGAGTCCGGCGACTCGGAGGGCCCGCTTGAGCGGTGGCGCGAGCTGCGCGACGACATCCACCGCGACGTCTGCGAGCGGGGCTACGACAAGGAGCGCAACACCTTCACCCAGTCCTACGGGTCGAAGGAGCTGGACGCCTCCCTGCTGCTGATCCCGCAGATGGGTTTCCTGCCGCCCGACGACAAGCGGGTCATCGGCACGATCGAGGCGATCCAGCGGGAGCTGTCCACGGAGGACGGCTTCGTGCTCCGCTACCCGACCGCGGGCGACGACGCGGGCGTGGATGGCCTGGAGGGCGACGAGGGCGCGTTCCTGGCCTGCTCGTTCTGGCT comes from Streptomyces sp. Mut1 and encodes:
- a CDS encoding CTP synthase, producing the protein MQPTSTTTKHIFVTGGVASSLGKGLTASSLGALLKARGLRVTMQKLDPYLNVDPGTMNPFQHGEVFVTNDGAETDLDIGHYERFLDVDLDGSANVTTGQVYSQVIAKERRGEYLGDTVQVIPHITNEIKHRIRRMATDDVDVVITEVGGTVGDIESLPFLETVRQVRHEVGRDNVFVVHISLLPYIGPSGELKTKPTQHSVAALRNIGIQPDAIVLRADRDVPTAIKRKISLMCDVDEAAVVACVDAKSIYDIPKVLHTEGLDAYVVRKLDLPFRDVDWTTWDDLLDRVHNPDHEVTVALVGKYIDLPDAYLSVTEAIRAGGFANKARVKVEWVASDDCKTPAGAQKALAGVDAICIPGGFGERGVIGKVGAIQYARENKIPLLGLCLGLQCIVIEAARNLAEIPDANSTEFDAATSHPVISTMEEQLAYVEGAGDLGGTMRLGLYPAKLAEGSLVREAYDDQPYVEERHRHRYEVNNAYRAELEKKAGLVFSGTSPDNKLVEYVEYPREVHPYLVATQAHPELRSRPTRPHPLFAGLVKAAVARKTGAAAEAAPGK
- a CDS encoding glycoside hydrolase family 15 protein — encoded protein: MAVRLEMHVAGRIEDYALIGDMQTAALVCRDGTADWLCLPRFDSHAIFAGLLGTEEHGFWRLGPARPEGSEPPPADRRRYLGDSLILESEWDTPRGTVRVTDFMPPRDGAPQLIRIVEGVSGRVPMRSELRMRFSYGRVTPWVHKVDTRTVAVAGPDSVWLDTSADTYGENLTTYSDFTVAPGDRIAFTISWQPSHHEPPALADPEGSLEATADFWREWVEQCTYHGPYREAVVRSLITLKALTYAPTGGIVAAPTTSLPEDIGGSRNWDYRYTWLRDAAITLSSLLRTGYREEARAWREWLLRAVAGDPENLQIMYGIAGERELGEAELEWLPGYEGSAPVRVGNGAAGQLQLDVYGEVTEALHLAHMTGLARNDYATGLQLKLIEYLEKHWSEPDEGIWEVRGPRRHFVHSKVMAWVAVDRTIKLIESGDSEGPLERWRELRDDIHRDVCERGYDKERNTFTQSYGSKELDASLLLIPQMGFLPPDDKRVIGTIEAIQRELSTEDGFVLRYPTAGDDAGVDGLEGDEGAFLACSFWLADDLAMIGRVDEARRLFEKLLSLRNDLGLLAEEWDAGQQRQVGNFPQAFSHVPLIDTALRLTASGAYVG